The genome window CGGTTTGGCGTTGCCGCGGCGATAGCGACTTTTCATGATGTCCTTGCGGTCCTCGGTATTTTTTATCTTCTCAATCATGAGATTACGCTTTTAATTGTGACCGCTCTATTGACGCTTGCGGGATATTCTTTAACGGATACCGTCGTGGTTTTTGACCGGATCAGGGAAAATCTGAGGTTCAGAAACAAGGAAAGCCTTGAACAGGTGATTAATAAAGGAATCAATCAGGTTTTAAGCCGTACGATCGTGGTTTCTTTCACGGTATTTCTTGTTTTGCTGGCGCTATTTTTCTTTGGAGGGGAAGTTATTCATGATTTTTCTTTTGCTTTGTTGATCGGCGTTGTGGTTGGAACGTATTCCTCTATTTTTGTGGCAAGCCCCATTTTAGTGGTTTGGAAGGGGAGTAAAGGAAAATTACTTCGCCGGGGAATATAGACGATCGGGAGAAAGTCGGGTAATGATCCTCTGAGTCTGGCGCTGAATTCCTGGCTATTTAATGGAAGGTTATATTATAAACAAGGGTATATTTAAGAATTCCAATTATTTCAACAGGTTATAAAAATATATTTTTGGCATGATTTATGCTTTTTATACTTGCAAACGAGATTAAAAAGTTTAAAGTATCAAAGTATTTTAAAATAAATTCTCTACTACAGATAGGAGGATGTAAAATGGGTAAAGTTTTAAAAATATTCATCGGAGCAGGGTTGCTCCTGGGGTTAACCCTATTCAGTCAAGTTTACGCCATGGAGGCGGAAGAAACCTCGACACCAGATACAACAGAGACGAGGGATATAGATGCGACATCTGAGGTTGATCATTCCCCAGACGGCGAGGTCGGTGAAATAGAAGTAGAAAATGAATCCGGTCCTGATGTTTTAGACCATGATTCGGCGGCGGCGGAAGCCCAAGAGCCAAGTGGGATTGAAACGCCTGATCAAGGCGGCGCAGGAGAAACAACTGAAACTCCAGACGCCACACCATAAATTAGGTTGTTAAAATCAGAATAAAAAAGGGAGCTGATCAGCTCCCTTTTTTATTCTCCTTTATCATCCCGTCTACCATTTCAAGCAATCGGTCTCCATGAACCGCTATCTTTTCATTATGAGTGACGAGAATAAAAGTGACTTTTTTTTCTTGATTGATTCTTCGAAGTAAATGAAAGATCTCCATGCTGGTCCGCGAATCGAGGTTCCCCGTCGGTTCGTCAGCCAGGATTAACGCAGGATGCAAAAGAAGCGCTCTCGCGACAGCGACCCGTTGCTGTTCCCCCCCTGAAAGCTCTCCCGGTTTATGTTCCGTTCTTTTTCCAAGGCCGACATCTTCCAGCATTTCTCTTGCCATGTTGAATGCCTCTCTTCTGGAGAGGCCTTGAATCATTGCCGGCATCGCGGCATTTTCCAGGGCGGTGAATTCAGGCAAAAGATGATGAAATTGGAAAACAAACCCCACTTTTTTATTTCTAAAATCAGCCAACGCTGTTTCGTTTGACGGGTCAATCTTTTTACCTTCAAAAATGACTTCGCCGGAAGTAGGCGCGTCCAGGGCTCCCAACAAATGGAGGAATGTGCTTTTCCCGACGCCGGAGGCTCCCATAATTGAAAGGAATTCACCCTCCATCACCTTTAAATTGATTCCCCGGAGGACTTCAATCTCATGATGATTAAGCGTAAACTTCTTTGTGAGGTCTCTGACTTCGAGAAGAGGAGAAAGGGGATTATTCATACCGCAGGGCTTCAACCGGTTTGAGTTTTCCAGCCTGGAGAGAAGGGTACAGGGTGGCTCCAAAACTAATGAGAATGGCGGAAAGCGACACCAGCAGCACATCCATTCCTTTCACTTTAACCGGAATGTGGCTGATATAATAGACGTCGCTTGGAAGCGTATAAATAACAGGAATCAATTCACAAATTCCGTAACCCAGAGGAATTCCGATGAGGGTGCCGACCACGCCGATGGTAATCCCTTCCAGCATAAAAATAGCCATGATGCTTTTTCGGGTGGCGCCCATGGCTTTGAGGATAGCAATTTCAGACTTTTTTTCAACCACCATCATGGTCAAAATTCCGATAATGTTAAAAGAAGCTACCAGAATAATCAGCACTAAAATGATGAACATCACCGCTTTTTCGAGCTGTAATGCCGTAAACAGGTTCTTATTCAACCGCATCCAGTCTCTGGCTTGATAGGGGAACCCGATTCTATTTTCGATTTCCCTGGCAATGATCCCTGCCCGGAAATAATCATCAACTCTGACTTCGATACCGGAAACGGTGTCTCCCATTTTAAAGAACTCCTGGGCATTCTTCATCGAGATATAAGCCAGGGAGGAATCATATTCATAAAAACCTGAATCAAAAATTCCGACGACCTGAAACCGTTTCATTCGGGGAATCAATCCAAACGGACCTGTTTCGCCGACGGGGGAAATGACATTGATCTTATCCCCCGTAAAAATTCCTAAACGCATCGCGAGCTCTTTGCCGATAATTATTGAGGGGATAAGAACCTTGTTTTCCCCGGGATGGTCAGTATCCAGGTCGGTTAACTTTCCTTCGAAGAGGTTTTTTTTGATATCGGTAATCAAACCTTCCGTTTCGGTGTTGATGCCGCGGAGAACAACCCCGTGAACATTGGAATCAGAACTGAGCAAAACCTGATTGTAAATAAACGGCGTGGCCGCGATGACATGGGGGGTATTTTTTACCTGACCTAACAAATGGTGATAATCCGCAATTCCGTCTTTTAACCGGTCTGTTATGACGATATGAGAATTGGTTCCCAGAATTTTCTCCCGGAGGTCTTCCTTAAATCCGGTCATGACCGCCAGGGTGGCAATTAAGGCGGCGGTTCCCAGCGTAATTCCCGCAATTGAAATAAAAGTGTTGAGAGAAAGGGTCTTTTGCCGTTTTTTGGTGAGAAGGTAACGGAGGCTGATATGAAATTCATAAGGAAGGTTCATATGACGCGGGAGTCCTTATTTTTCCGGCTTCATTTGAGGAAATAAAATGACATCGCGGATGGACATGGATTGGGTGAGCAACATGACCAGCCGGTCGATGCCGATTCCTTCTCCGGCCGTCGGGGGCATTCCATGTTCGAGCGCTCTTAAAAAGTCTTCATCAAGTTCATGCGCCTCAACGTCGCCCGTTGCCCGGAGCGCCATCTGCTCTTCGAACCGTTTACGCTGGTCGATGGGATCGTTCAGTTCGGAAAAGGCGTTGGCGATCTCTCTCGACACGACAAAAAGCTCAAACCGTTCGGTTAAGGACGGGACCTCTGCTTTTCGTTTGGC of Nitrospirota bacterium contains these proteins:
- a CDS encoding lipoprotein-releasing ABC transporter permease subunit, coding for MNLPYEFHISLRYLLTKKRQKTLSLNTFISIAGITLGTAALIATLAVMTGFKEDLREKILGTNSHIVITDRLKDGIADYHHLLGQVKNTPHVIAATPFIYNQVLLSSDSNVHGVVLRGINTETEGLITDIKKNLFEGKLTDLDTDHPGENKVLIPSIIIGKELAMRLGIFTGDKINVISPVGETGPFGLIPRMKRFQVVGIFDSGFYEYDSSLAYISMKNAQEFFKMGDTVSGIEVRVDDYFRAGIIAREIENRIGFPYQARDWMRLNKNLFTALQLEKAVMFIILVLIILVASFNIIGILTMMVVEKKSEIAILKAMGATRKSIMAIFMLEGITIGVVGTLIGIPLGYGICELIPVIYTLPSDVYYISHIPVKVKGMDVLLVSLSAILISFGATLYPSLQAGKLKPVEALRYE
- a CDS encoding ABC transporter ATP-binding protein, with product MNNPLSPLLEVRDLTKKFTLNHHEIEVLRGINLKVMEGEFLSIMGASGVGKSTFLHLLGALDAPTSGEVIFEGKKIDPSNETALADFRNKKVGFVFQFHHLLPEFTALENAAMPAMIQGLSRREAFNMAREMLEDVGLGKRTEHKPGELSGGEQQRVAVARALLLHPALILADEPTGNLDSRTSMEIFHLLRRINQEKKVTFILVTHNEKIAVHGDRLLEMVDGMIKENKKGS